Sequence from the uncultured Bacteroides sp. genome:
TACTCATTCATAAAATGATAACCACCCCGTCTTCCTGCTGTGGCATCCAGATTAAAAATTACGTGATGCTGAGTCTGTTCCAATACAGTGTCAAAAAGTTTCCGCAGATTCTTTTCTGCTTTTTTGGTGGGGATTTGAAGACCATCAATCTTAAAACATTCGATGCCATATTGGTGATACAGACCTATGATAACATCTGCATCTTTCTGCCAATCGGCAAAATCATGCTGAACACTCGGATTAAACCAAAGACCAATACGTATACCCAATTTCTTTCCTTTCTCTACGATTGGTTTCAGACCACGAGGAAATTTCACGGAATTAGGGACCCAATAATCTTGGTTTTTCCAAATATCTTTAAAACTTCCTCCAGATGTCTTTGAATTAGGACTTTTTCCACTTTGCCAACCGTCATCCAATTGAAATACGGTCACACCCAAACGGGCAGCCTTATCTAATTCTGAAAGACAAAATTTTTCATCTATCTTGGCATCCTGGCTTCTGTCACCCCAAGTGTTGAGCATAATCATTTCGTCTTGTTTTGCTGTTTGCAAACGCAATTGCTTCTGATATTTTCTCAATGTCATTAGCGCTTCGCGTTCTCCACCTGTATAGACACCGGTAACACAACCATATAAACGAGTCCATTCCTCTTCCTGTATATCAGAAGCCGTGACTCCAAGACCTACGACCATGAAATCACTGAAGTCCGCCACAAAATCAGATCCATTGTAGTGTAATTGTGTACTGCTGCAGGGTGCTTCTTTAAGGAAGAAAAAACCTTTTCCTCCCAATTCATCATTGGCAAATAACAGATTCCCCTTAAATGTGTTACGACGATAAGGAAACCATTCTCGTTCAGTAACAAGATTGTCATTCCAATCGGTATAATCGAAGAACTCTACGGTACGGACCTTCCAATGATTTCCATCCAACTGTAAACGATCCAATGTAGGAGTCTGAACTCCGATATTCATGTCACCGATGGATTCAATATTCTTGCGATCCACATTTGACTCAACCACTCCATGGTTATAACCTTCCAAATGACCCTTTAAATAGGTATCACAGGCTATGGCAGAACAATCTGCGTAGATTTTATATTTGCGTTCTACACTTAAAGAACCATAGGAACACGTAATGCTAGCCTCGAGGTAAGTCGGATGAATACCATTTGAGGGGATGGTCTTGGCTGAAAATCTAGCCTTTTCTGGATCGCCTTTTACCAACGCAAAATCGGGATTTGTACCCTTCGTACATAACTTTTGACCATTTATTTTGTTTCGTAAATAGACGGTTATGGGATTACCTGAGTTCCACAACATACAACGTTCTATCTGTGCGTTACCTATTTTCAAGGTATCCCCTTCCAGATGTGCATAATAGGGCTGTCCGCCATAAAGCGGAAGTCCTACTATGAATATGATGAATGTAAATAAAAAAATCTTTTTTATCATATATCTAAGGTTTCAAGAAGGCACGTGGTACCTCAAGCAACTTATTTGGTTCATTAAAACGCTGGTTATCGGGTACATCGTTTCGGCCTACCCCTTCTGTCATAAGTTTCTTTAATTCCGGGAGATGATGTTGATAGACTTCCCTCGGACTTATGTTATATCTGTGACAAAGAGCAGCGCCCATGCCAACGACTTCTCCCATCATACCAGTGGTTCTCATCACCCGTACTGTACCCAAAGCAACATGGGTACAACTGATGTCTCTGCCAGCCATAAAAAGATTATCTATGTTTCTGGAATACAAACAACGATAAGGAACAGCATAGGGATGTATCCATCGGTGTACAGTCTGCGACTTAAATTCATTTCCAGGGAACCATTTTGTATTCAGGGTATCGGCTAAATGTAAATCAATACTCCAGGAAGCAGTGAAGGAAGCATCCTCATGCGCCACATTCTTATCCAAGTCATCCTGTGCAAGAACGTAATCTCCCAACAAACGACGAGACTCGCGCTTTCCCGATATATAAGCAACCCAGGATAATGCCCGATTGGCATAAACAGATTTCTTTCTATCATGGTTCTTCAAATAACTCCAATTGGAATAAACAACCAACAAACCATAGTCTCTAATACGTTCGGCTTCCATAATTTGATTACGATTCATCCCGGTTTCCCATGTCCATTCCCCCCTTACCACACGCTCACAGTTGTCTGCTCCAAAACGTACACCATAAAAAAACTCTGGGAAAGGCGATTTTTTCTTTTCTTCCTTGGTATACCATTGGACAGAAGCTCCCATGACCAAGGAATCAGCTTGCAAAGGAGCCAAACTTTCATGAAATTCATCTCGTGACTCTCGTCCCATCCGCCAGTCTGCTCCAGACAAGAAGCCTATGGTTCCATCTCCAGTACAATCACTGAAAACAGATGCTTTAAGAAGGGTCTGTTCTCCCGTCTGTATGTTTCGTATCGTAACAGATTGAATTCGTTTATTTTCAACTGTGACAGCTATAGCCCGACAGAAGGCAAAAAGAGTAACGTTCTTTTCGGAAGATATAAATATATTTTTTTTATCATCTTCGTAATTGGTGGCCGGTTGTGCATTTCCTTCACGTGAATGACCAAATTCCCGAATCATTCTACCCAATCCTTTATTGGGTTCCATCTCTATTTTTCCTCCCAAATGAACGCGCACTTCAGCTGAATTATTTCCTCCCAAAACAGGACGGTCATTTACAAGAGCCACCTTACACCCTAGTCTTGCAGCAGAAACAGCTGCACACATACCTGCAATACCACCACCGACAACAACCATATCATAAATATGTTCTTCACCTCTACGAATAGGATTTAAACGCATTCTCAAGCTTTCCGTATCGTTTGTTGACCACGCTATTGGATTTTTACCTGAATCGGTCGTGAGATAAATGGCGTCACAACGTCCATTGAAACCGGTGAGATCCTGTAGCGAAAGAACTGCTTTTCCACTTTTCAATGTTACCTTACCAGCCAATTGCCATTGCCAACAATTTCCTGTATCTCCCAAGGTATAAGCCAGACTTTTCCCATTAATGGCAATCTTAAACTTTCCAGGCCCTTTCTTTTCGATCCAGGGAGATGTCCAATTATAGGTTCTGGCGTAAACATAATAGGTACCACTTTGCAACACTTTAAAATCAGTTAAAGCATCTGAAACAGGGGTGCCCATGCCATGAGCCATCAAGTAGGGTGACCCCATTTGATCCATAAACTGTTGATCGAGCACCCACCCCCCTGGACGGTTGAAGCTTTCTGCTTCAATAAGGAGTTCTGAAGCTCCAACCGTCAGGTTGCAAGCTACGGCCATGCATAATATAATTAGTTTTTTGACCATCGTAAAATAGTTTATTTGATAGTGACGTCAGATAACTTTACCCAACCATCAGTTGTCTGATACTCATCACGGGCTGAGATATAAATACCAATGGCATTGTCCTTGGTGGTATCAACAATTCCTACAGCCCAAGTATATTGACCAGCTGAAACACTGGATAGTGTGATGGCACTTGTATAGGTCTTGGGAGAACCTTTAACCCAAGTAGAAATATCAGGAGTTGAGTCTACAAAGACATAAACAGGTTTTTCTGTTGACTTATTCAGTAAAGCAAAAGCGACTTTATACTTGTCTTTCCACTGTGGAATATTGGCAGGGCAATATCCCCATCCTAGGTTTGACCAACGGTGAGTCACATAAATACTGGCTCCGGAATTAGCTGTGGCCGGAACAGACAATTTGTCGGGAAACAGGCGATAGCCTCCTTCAGCAATGAAGTCCTTTACCAAATCGAATGCCGAGTTAAACCAAGAGTGCGTTTCTCCAGAATTGACATCCGTACTGAAACGAAGGTCCATCATATTTACATTGGCACCTTTTCCTTCATTATACTCTCCTTGGCGAACCTCAGCAAAATTACTATATCCGTCACCGTTGATAGAACTACCATGAGAGGATTCTACCCAACCGCCTTCCATGATAATAGGACGAATGTAACGATAAGTAGAAGCAATACCTCTTTCCCAAGTTGAATAATAGGATTTCATACCAAAGGCATCATGACGCAAACAGAATCCTTTATTGACAGCTCGCCTGATGAGATCAGCAGCTTCATCGGTATTGGCTGTTGAAGATGCATCTTTAGATAAAAGACAGCGGTGATAATTGATGACTATTGGAACTTTAGTGAACAATTTAGCCATCAAATCCGTAATCCATTCAAATACAGCTTCCTTCGGAGTTTCATTACCAGTTGAATAAATCAATGTATGGGTTTCTCCCCAAAGTCCTAAACCAAATCCACTCACAAATTGAGTTTTATCCGGATCATTATATTCGGCTGCAAAATCGGTCAGGAACTTCTCATATTTTACCTGAAAAACAGGATCATCCGGATAGGGTGACCATACTTGTACACTTCCTGTCGTAGACGTATAACCTTTTGCTCCCGCATCTTTAACATAAGCCGGAGTAAAGTTATAATGCTTGTCCCTGCTATCAACCACAAAGGTAAAAGCGAGTTTCAAGTTTCGTTCTTTGGCTCCGTCTACCAACATGCGGAAACGCTGAGCCGGTTTGGTATTTACACCATTTTGCCAGATATAAACGCCTTCTTCCGGATTGAAATCACTCCAGGCTCCACGAATATACAATGTATTACCATAATCTGCTACCTTTATCTTTCCTTCTGACGAGTCAAAATTGTCATACAGACTCCAGAAATTATCCATCATTCCATCACCAATACCTGAATAAATGACCCATCCTTGCATGGGGTTACGCTGGAGTTTGTAACGCTCAGGCTTGATGTTTACAATCTGGTTTCCTGCAATTTCCCAGTTATATCCAGTCGTTTGGGCTTCGTCTTCATCGGAACAAGATGTTCCGATGAAGAGTATAGAAGCCAATAATGACATAGACAGTACTGTCAGTTTATTTTTCAATATCTTATTCATAATATTATTTATTCTGAGATGTTATACTATTTTTTATCAAAGACAACCGTGAGCTTGTCAATATCCACCACAATGTAATTACATCCTTCCGGTATAACGAAGTAAGCGTAACGGTTATCGCCCTGTCCAGCCTTCAGGGTTTCAATTTTACCGATTAGGGCATTGATATAACCATTGTAGTCATTTCGCTTGGCATCGGCAGTTGAACCAAAAGCATATACGTTGTTATTCTTGTTATCTGTGGTAAATTTCACAGAAGCAGTTACAGAATTACCGCGTTCATCTTTTGCAGAACTGCGTGGAAGCGCACCACCCTTGTATACAAATACGTTTGGATTAGCCACACTCTGAATCAAGTTATACTTCGACTCATAACCTGTAAAGACTCCGGCATCATATGCAAAGCCATTGAAGGTTCCATACATGTACAATACATTTACTTCCTGCTTGTATGGATTGAGACCCAAAGTGGTATTATTCCAAGAGATGGTCTTAGACTTAAGGTCCGTAGCAGCTGAATAAATGGCAATAGTTTTGTCTTCTTTGTTCACGACAATTCGGTAGTCTCCCTCTGCCGGTATCGTCCAGTAACGAGAGTTGGTGTTCGTTGTAGTTGTTTGAGCAAAGGTAGAGGTCTTACCATCCTCAATATCATGACTGCTTGCCAACTGAGGAACAATCGACATATGCTGTTCACCCTCAAAGGTTAATGGGATATACAGACTACCTCCTGCAAGATGCCCACGCCAAGCATAAAGATTGTCATTTTCCAGAGTTTTACCCAGTTCTATCTGCTCTGCACCTACTGCTGTACCTGCTAAATAGAGATGATCGGCTTCCACTACGGCACCGGCTGCAACAACCTTAACGGTATGTTTAGTCAAGTTCACGGAGATACGATAAGTGCCTTCCTCTAAAATTTTCCAAGAATTGGCCTTAGAACGATCAGTGATAATAGCTGGCATTTCACTCAAAGTAGTTTTCAGGTCGGCTATCTCCGGACCAATGGCATTGTTCTCATCCGCATTGGTTACAGGGAAATTCAAACTACCTGCGGTCAATAGACCCTCGTAGGAATAAATCTTATTATCCACATCTGTACAAGTTAATTCAATATCTGATGAACCTACAGCGGTACCTCCCATATACAAATGGTCGGCAGCAAACTGCTTGGGTCCATACGTTTTGAAACGTAGCGTAGCAGTTGCAATGTCCGGTACAATCAAACGAGGGCCTTCAAAAGAGGCCGTAATGGTGAAAAGGACTTCACCCACAGTGCTGGTGGTCAAACCAAAATGATTAACCAGAATATCCTGTAACTCTTTATTGGTATAGGATCTCAGAAAATGACTGTCATCCTCATATTCCTCTATATCACCAGCTTTACTTCCAATGAGCTGCATCTGATATTTGTAGGTTGTAATGTATTCATTACCGAAATCATGTGCCGGTGACCAACTCAAAGTAAAAGCTGTCTCATCGGCTTTACTCTCATCCAACTTAATATAATCGCCGGAGGGTTCAAGCTGAATCTCGGACTGATTCCGAGAGAAGACATTGTCAATCTCGGATGTACAAGACGTAGACAAAAGCGTAAGCATTGCCGTAACCGTCATACCAAAGGTTTTATATATTTTATATGCTTTCATAAAAAAATCTTATTATCATTATTAATGAATTTACCGTCTGATTAATATCCGAGATTATTTGTCAAATTTGGACATAATTCCATATCATGGGTGGGAATAGGCCACAGATATTCTCTATTCGGAAAGATTCGTTTGGCACCAGTCGCACAAAGTCCAGCATTAAAGAGGGCGGAAAAATTGGGTAAACCATCTTCATCAATCTGAGGTGTCATACCCCAGAACCAAAGATCTTTATTCACTATATTATTCAGCAATTGTGTCGGATCCAATAACATGATATAGTTGCTTCCGTTCAAGGCTTTGGATGCTAACTTCCAACGCATCAAGTCCTGCAAACGCTGATTCTCCATAGCAAACTCCATACGGCGCTCCATACGAACTATTTTACGCAGCTCAGCCTGGGTTCCAGTCTGAACAGCCGGATAGGAATCAGTCTGACTCGCGGTTACACCATAGGCACGAGCACGAACTTGATTTATGGCATTCAATACGGTATCGTCAATCTTATCCCGCTCAATCATAGCTTCTGCATACATCAGGAGGACATCAGCATAACGCATGATGGTATAATCCTGCTCAACCTTAAAACCATTCTCCATCCAAGAGGCGTCAATACCTTTCTTCCAAAGAAGACCTGTATAAGAGCTGTACTGGTTCACAATACGGGTATCCTGATTAGCCTGTGTCTTACCGGTAGTATAGTTCATAACAGTCTTGGCAACCGGGCTAGGGTCATACTCAAAGCCGCAATGTTCTGTATTGAATTCAACAATAGTCATGGCACAACGTGGGTCACGATTTTTAAAGGGATTGCGTGGGTCAAACAAAGGTGACTCATCAATAGGCAGTCCATCGGTACAAAGATAAGATGCGAACAAATCCCAAGATGGGTTATAAGAACCATAACCTCCTACATTACGAGGTAAACTGTTTTTCACAATCCAGGAATCCAATAGTATTTCATTCACAATGGAACGAGGAAGAACGAAAACCTTCTCGTCATTCAACTTGGTACTCTGCTTGAAAAGTTTAGCATAATCGGGTTCCAAAGAATAAATGCCTAAATCCATACAAGCTTTGGCCGCTTCTGCCGCAACCGTGTAATCACCCATGTACAAAGCAAAACGTGCCTTCATAGCCAAGGCTGCACCTTTGGTCGCATGAATAGGTTCACTGGCTCCATAGGTCACAGGCAAACCTTCTATTGCCTTATCAAAATCGGCATAAACAAGAGGAATCAGATCTGCTTTAGGCATGCGCCCCTGCTGCTCTGCTTCTGTAATAGTTTCTGTGTGATCCATATAAGGGACATCTCCATAGAAGAAAATCAAATCGGCATATTTGCACGCACGAGCGAAATAGGCTTCTCCTGCAAATCTTTTATAGACTGCATCTGTCACTTTTCCCTGAGCTTTCTGAATGTTCTCCAACATGGTGTTGGCACGTGCAATGAGTTTATAACTCTGCTGCCAGAGAGCATATACTTCGTATTGTTGTCCATTCAACGTTCCATCCAATACTGTACCATTACTTCCCGGATTACGGTTTACCAAACGGTAGGTGGTATTATCTGACCATTGCTCGGAAGAGCTCAAAGGTTCCTGCCAGTAACCGAGAATATAGAATTCGTTGGCGGCCAAAGTCAGTTCTGTTTCGGAAGTATACCAGGAATCCGTATTTCCCTCTGATTTTGGCACAAGATCCATGCTCTCACAAGCCGTAAGAGCCAGACAAAATCCTGCTAAAAATATCTTTGTTTTCATCTTATATCATTTTTAAAAGTTAACTTGTACACCTACAAGCAAAGAAGTTGTGATAGGATAAGAGGATGAACCCATTTCAGGGTCCCAACCTTTAGGGAAATTACTCAGGCAGAACAGGTCGGAACCGCTGACATAAAAACGGGTACGGTCAACTCCGGCGGCATTGGTCCATGCCTTGGGTAATGTATATCCCAATGTGATATTCTTCAGGCGGAAATAAGAGCCTTCGAACATCCAGAAATCTGATACAGCATAGTTGTTGTTCTTGGATATATTGGACAAACGAGGATAAATAAAGGCTCTATTTTCTTCATCGGTATTGAATGGACTCCAATATTTACCTTCCAAAATAGCGGGAATATTACCATAGTTATCGCGCAATGGCTGTATCATGGATGTGGACATATAGGCATTTTGCTTACCAATACCCTGGAAAGCAACATTCAAGTCAATTCCTTTGTATGACGCTGTAAGCGTTCCACCATATTGAAAACGAGGAAGGGAGTTGCGCAGAGGTACCCGATCGTATTCAGGAGAAATCTTTCCATCAGGGACACCATCAGGACCGCTGATATCACGATATTTCAAATCACCTATGGTAACTGTTGTACTGGTACGGGCTGAGTTGTTTACTTCTTCCTGAGTCTGATAGATACCATCGGAAACGTAACCATAGAACTCATTGAAAAGAACTCCCGCACGCTTGATTTTATCACCGCTGATAATATCCGCATTATTCAAATAATCAATCTTGGAAAGGAAATCGGAAAGATTCAAACCTATACCGTATCTGAATTCACCAATCTGATCATGCCAGCCCATTTCCAAATCAAATCCATGAGTTGACATCTTACCTGCATTGGTGTTCGGATTGTTGTATCCCATAGAATAAGGAATCTCAATGGCCAACAACATATCAGTTGTCTTCTTCCAATAATAATCAAAATGGAACTGCAAACGATTGTTGAAGAAATTGGCATCTAAACCGAGGTCGGTACTGGTAGTAGTTTCCCAGGTTATGTCTTCAACAGCCAAAACAGCCGGACGAGCAGTCTTATCAGAAACGACCGAACCATCTGCCATATAGAAGTAGGAGTTTCCGAATGACATCAGAGAAATATAGGGAAAGTAATTGCTACCAATACGCTCGTTGCCCAACATACCCCAAGAACCACGCAATTTCAAAAATGACAAGCAAGGCAAATGTACTTTCTTCATGAAAGGTTCTTCCGATACGACCCATCCTGCAGAAAATGAAGGAAAGGTACCCCAACGGTATTTCTTGGCAAAACGTGAACTTCCGTCATGACGTACATTGGCCTGGAAAAGATAACGATCAGCAAAAGAGTAGATAACACGACCGAAAAAAGAGTTGGAGGTATACTCTGAACCGGTACCACCATTATCCTTAAAGTCCTCAGGACCGATATTCAAATAAGGATAGTTGGTCAGTTCATACTGGTCACGAGCTGCGGTAAGGCTCTCGCTCTTCATACAATAGTTTTCAAAACCAGCCATCAGTGTCAGGTCATGCTTTCCAAAACTACGCATGTAGTTGGTCAACAACTGACTGGTTACATGCCAGTCGTCATTGCGGGTCTCAGACAACTTGTTGGTAGACCAAAGAGAGCCTGAATCAAAATAGCCTCCCATTACATCTGGATTTTCCGCCAAGGTGTAACCGCAAGCCATCCGGAACGTTTTGCTTTTCTGATAATTGACAAACGGAGAGATAACCGCTGAAAGGCTTAATCCTGTTATGGGTTTATAAGTCAAAGATCCTTTACCGGCAACCTGTGTGCTGTGGGCAACCGTGTTACCACCGTTGGTCAGAAGGCCATAAGGGTTGGAACCACTCTTACCGGATGCTAAGCGACCATCATCCCACAAAGCCGGATAGATAGCGGGCATCTTACGCATGCTGTCAAAGGGATCGTAAATCTTATCCTGATTTTTGGCATGACGAATGTTTACATCCAAAGATGCACTCAATTTGGGATTGATTGTGAAATCATTGTTTGAACGGAACATGTAACGTTGATAACGACATCCGTCATACAAACCACCCACTTCATCATAAGACAAGGTAGCTACTGACTTTACTGCTTTATTACCTCCTGATACAGACAGTGTATGCGTCATACGGGGTGCACTGGACTTCAGAATAAGTTTCTTCCAATCTGTAATAGGATAATTATTGGGGTCTGTTGCATTGTATTTTACCCAATTCTTGGTTTGGTCAGCTGTATAAACCTGAAAAAAGCCACCGGACGGATTGTCGTTATATTGAAGTTCATTGCTCATCTCCAAATAACGGGTCACACCAACCATGCTTGGCTGCTCAGTGGGAATCTCCCATCCAAATTCTGCATTGTATTTCAAATCAATCTTACCGGTATCATTTCCACGTTTGGTAGTTACTAAAATAACACCAGCAGCGGCTTTTGCTCCATAGATACTGGCAGCCGCTGCATCCTTCAATACAGAGATGCTCTCCACATCATTTGTATTGACATAATCCAGCGAGCTTTCCACACCGTCAACGATAACAAGGGGACTGGACTCACCCATAGTGGTGATGCCACGTACACGAATACTGCTGGCACCGGCACCTGGAGCAGAACTGTTTCGGGTGACCATCACACCTGAAAGAGAACCTTGAAGGGCATTGGATAGCATCGTACTGTGTTTGTTGACAAGCTCATCACCCTTTACAGCTGCTACAGCTCCTGTCAAATCTTTTCTCTTCACTGTACCATAACCAATCACAACGACTTCATTCAAAGTCTTGCTGTTTTCCTGCATCGCGATGGAATACTTATCCTTGGCATTAACCTTCACCGTTTGCTCCGAATACCCGATATAACTGATAAGAAGTTCAGAACCAACGGGTGCATTCAACTGAAACTTACCATCCATGTCGGTACTAGTGGCAACATTAGTGCCTTTTAACCGAATGGTGACTCCAATCATAGGCTCATCACTTTCATCTGTAATTACACCACTAATCTTATTCTGACCTTTTTTATCAACTTGCTGAGTTGTTGAGACTTTATCATTGACAAAAATCGATACCTGACGGGCTGATATCTGATATTTGAATCCTACTAGTTTGCAAACTTCAGCTAAGATGGAATCAACCGATTTTCCTTTCATATTAATGGAAACTTTTTCATTCAGTCGATTTTTTACTTGTTGATCATACACAAACACATACTTACTGTGCTTCTCAATGTAGTCAAAAACCTGTTTCACTGTTGAATCTTCGGCTTTTAGGATGTATACCCCACTCACCTCTGTCAACGAAACACTTGATGCACTTGCCATAGTAACGGGCACTGTCATCAGTCCCGCAAGACAAAATACCTTAGCACAGGTACTGGCTTTTCTTGCGAATGCTGTTCGATTCATAATAGTAAATTTAATGTTAGTTATAATAAGATTATTTAATTCTCAACGTTTCTACTTTCAACCAACCGGCTTGCTGCTGCTTCTTTGGTACAGCCATTTCCAAACCAGGTTCATTATTCTTCGTGGTATCTACCAAGCCTATCAACCAAGTGTAAGTCCCTTTTCCCAACCCTTTTAGATTAAACGTCGTAGAATATTGTCCATCATGACCGACTACCCAGGTAGAAAGGTCTGAATCTTCGACGACCTCTTTTTTTACCACTTTTCTATTTTTA
This genomic interval carries:
- a CDS encoding alpha-galactosidase, coding for MIKKIFLFTFIIFIVGLPLYGGQPYYAHLEGDTLKIGNAQIERCMLWNSGNPITVYLRNKINGQKLCTKGTNPDFALVKGDPEKARFSAKTIPSNGIHPTYLEASITCSYGSLSVERKYKIYADCSAIACDTYLKGHLEGYNHGVVESNVDRKNIESIGDMNIGVQTPTLDRLQLDGNHWKVRTVEFFDYTDWNDNLVTEREWFPYRRNTFKGNLLFANDELGGKGFFFLKEAPCSSTQLHYNGSDFVADFSDFMVVGLGVTASDIQEEEWTRLYGCVTGVYTGGEREALMTLRKYQKQLRLQTAKQDEMIMLNTWGDRSQDAKIDEKFCLSELDKAARLGVTVFQLDDGWQSGKSPNSKTSGGSFKDIWKNQDYWVPNSVKFPRGLKPIVEKGKKLGIRIGLWFNPSVQHDFADWQKDADVIIGLYHQYGIECFKIDGLQIPTKKAEKNLRKLFDTVLEQTQHHVIFNLDATAGRRGGYHFMNEYGNIFLENRYTDWGNYYPYRTLRNLWQLSRYVPAEKLQVEFLNKWRNNDKYALDDIFAPQHYSFDYLFAITLAAQPLAWMEASNLPESAFSKFLVLDMYKKMQLQFHQGIILPIGEEPSGRSWTGFQSICDEHTGYIIVYREDNCRSSGRMKTWLSAGEKVSFVPVYGSGTSFTTEVNWEREVVFFLPNKNDFTIYQYKITE
- a CDS encoding FAD-dependent oxidoreductase, which gives rise to MVKKLIILCMAVACNLTVGASELLIEAESFNRPGGWVLDQQFMDQMGSPYLMAHGMGTPVSDALTDFKVLQSGTYYVYARTYNWTSPWIEKKGPGKFKIAINGKSLAYTLGDTGNCWQWQLAGKVTLKSGKAVLSLQDLTGFNGRCDAIYLTTDSGKNPIAWSTNDTESLRMRLNPIRRGEEHIYDMVVVGGGIAGMCAAVSAARLGCKVALVNDRPVLGGNNSAEVRVHLGGKIEMEPNKGLGRMIREFGHSREGNAQPATNYEDDKKNIFISSEKNVTLFAFCRAIAVTVENKRIQSVTIRNIQTGEQTLLKASVFSDCTGDGTIGFLSGADWRMGRESRDEFHESLAPLQADSLVMGASVQWYTKEEKKKSPFPEFFYGVRFGADNCERVVRGEWTWETGMNRNQIMEAERIRDYGLLVVYSNWSYLKNHDRKKSVYANRALSWVAYISGKRESRRLLGDYVLAQDDLDKNVAHEDASFTASWSIDLHLADTLNTKWFPGNEFKSQTVHRWIHPYAVPYRCLYSRNIDNLFMAGRDISCTHVALGTVRVMRTTGMMGEVVGMGAALCHRYNISPREVYQHHLPELKKLMTEGVGRNDVPDNQRFNEPNKLLEVPRAFLKP
- a CDS encoding DUF4832 domain-containing protein, whose translation is MNKILKNKLTVLSMSLLASILFIGTSCSDEDEAQTTGYNWEIAGNQIVNIKPERYKLQRNPMQGWVIYSGIGDGMMDNFWSLYDNFDSSEGKIKVADYGNTLYIRGAWSDFNPEEGVYIWQNGVNTKPAQRFRMLVDGAKERNLKLAFTFVVDSRDKHYNFTPAYVKDAGAKGYTSTTGSVQVWSPYPDDPVFQVKYEKFLTDFAAEYNDPDKTQFVSGFGLGLWGETHTLIYSTGNETPKEAVFEWITDLMAKLFTKVPIVINYHRCLLSKDASSTANTDEAADLIRRAVNKGFCLRHDAFGMKSYYSTWERGIASTYRYIRPIIMEGGWVESSHGSSINGDGYSNFAEVRQGEYNEGKGANVNMMDLRFSTDVNSGETHSWFNSAFDLVKDFIAEGGYRLFPDKLSVPATANSGASIYVTHRWSNLGWGYCPANIPQWKDKYKVAFALLNKSTEKPVYVFVDSTPDISTWVKGSPKTYTSAITLSSVSAGQYTWAVGIVDTTKDNAIGIYISARDEYQTTDGWVKLSDVTIK
- a CDS encoding SusE domain-containing protein, translated to MKAYKIYKTFGMTVTAMLTLLSTSCTSEIDNVFSRNQSEIQLEPSGDYIKLDESKADETAFTLSWSPAHDFGNEYITTYKYQMQLIGSKAGDIEEYEDDSHFLRSYTNKELQDILVNHFGLTTSTVGEVLFTITASFEGPRLIVPDIATATLRFKTYGPKQFAADHLYMGGTAVGSSDIELTCTDVDNKIYSYEGLLTAGSLNFPVTNADENNAIGPEIADLKTTLSEMPAIITDRSKANSWKILEEGTYRISVNLTKHTVKVVAAGAVVEADHLYLAGTAVGAEQIELGKTLENDNLYAWRGHLAGGSLYIPLTFEGEQHMSIVPQLASSHDIEDGKTSTFAQTTTTNTNSRYWTIPAEGDYRIVVNKEDKTIAIYSAATDLKSKTISWNNTTLGLNPYKQEVNVLYMYGTFNGFAYDAGVFTGYESKYNLIQSVANPNVFVYKGGALPRSSAKDERGNSVTASVKFTTDNKNNNVYAFGSTADAKRNDYNGYINALIGKIETLKAGQGDNRYAYFVIPEGCNYIVVDIDKLTVVFDKK
- a CDS encoding RagB/SusD family nutrient uptake outer membrane protein, producing the protein MKTKIFLAGFCLALTACESMDLVPKSEGNTDSWYTSETELTLAANEFYILGYWQEPLSSSEQWSDNTTYRLVNRNPGSNGTVLDGTLNGQQYEVYALWQQSYKLIARANTMLENIQKAQGKVTDAVYKRFAGEAYFARACKYADLIFFYGDVPYMDHTETITEAEQQGRMPKADLIPLVYADFDKAIEGLPVTYGASEPIHATKGAALAMKARFALYMGDYTVAAEAAKACMDLGIYSLEPDYAKLFKQSTKLNDEKVFVLPRSIVNEILLDSWIVKNSLPRNVGGYGSYNPSWDLFASYLCTDGLPIDESPLFDPRNPFKNRDPRCAMTIVEFNTEHCGFEYDPSPVAKTVMNYTTGKTQANQDTRIVNQYSSYTGLLWKKGIDASWMENGFKVEQDYTIMRYADVLLMYAEAMIERDKIDDTVLNAINQVRARAYGVTASQTDSYPAVQTGTQAELRKIVRMERRMEFAMENQRLQDLMRWKLASKALNGSNYIMLLDPTQLLNNIVNKDLWFWGMTPQIDEDGLPNFSALFNAGLCATGAKRIFPNREYLWPIPTHDMELCPNLTNNLGY